A genomic region of Panthera uncia isolate 11264 unplaced genomic scaffold, Puncia_PCG_1.0 HiC_scaffold_161, whole genome shotgun sequence contains the following coding sequences:
- the LOC125917238 gene encoding calaxin-like isoform X3 gives MPQDCLPLQMPITSPVKKSEVECLVRLFHSLVERANVRLNNLGLDRNAFGAILHSVFGMTDDMLMNRVFFVFDKDHDNCINVKEWVKGLSVFLRGTFEEKLKFCFEVYYLNGDGYICREEIFDMLKNSLHQQSSEEENDEGIKELVDITLKKMDYDNDGKISFADFEKAVREERLLLEVFGPCLPEAKNCIDFEALAFRHILNSSF, from the exons ATGCCACAAGACTGTCTCCCACTTCAGATGCCCAtcacaagtccag tcaAAAAAAGTGAAGTAGAATGTCTCGTAAGACTTTTTCACAGCTTGGTGGAAAGAGCTAATGTAAGACTTAATAACCTTGGGCTAGATCGTAATGCTTTTGGAGCAATCCTGCACAGCGTATTTGGAATGACTGACGATATGCTAATGAACAGGG tattttttgtgTTTGACAAAGACCACGATAACTGCATAAATGTGAAAGAGTGGGTTAAAGGATTATCAGTGTTTCTTCGAGGGACTTTTGAAGAAAAGCTGAAGT TCTGTTTTGAAGTTTACTATTTGAATGGTGATGGTTACATTTGTCGAGAAGAGATATTTGACATGTTAAAGAACAGTCTACACCAACAGTCATCTGAAGAAGAGAATGATGAAGGAATAAAAGAGTTGGTAGatataacactgaaaaaaatg GATTATGACAACGATGGCAAGATCTCTTTTGCAGACTTTGAAAAAGCAGTTAGAGAAGAGAGACTTTTGTTGGAGGTATTTGGACCGTGTTTACCAGAAGCAAAG AATTGTATTGATTTTGAAGCCCTGGCATTCAGACACATCCTGAATTCTAGTTTTTGA
- the LOC125917238 gene encoding calaxin-like isoform X1 produces MNYGISDNPRHVGLELGYLRTLQCVEATLDMDQKTLKKLVESISNTVKNFKKSEVECLVRLFHSLVERANVRLNNLGLDRNAFGAILHSVFGMTDDMLMNRVFFVFDKDHDNCINVKEWVKGLSVFLRGTFEEKLKFCFEVYYLNGDGYICREEIFDMLKNSLHQQSSEEENDEGIKELVDITLKKMDYDNDGKISFADFEKAVREERLLLEVFGPCLPEAKNCIDFEALAFRHILNSSF; encoded by the exons ATGAACTATGGAATCAGTGACAATCCAAGACATGTAGGCTTGGAACTAGGCTATCTTAGAACTCTACAGTGTGTTGAAGCAACACTTGACATGGACCAGAAGACTCTGAAGAAACTGGTGGAATCCATTAGTAATACCGTCAAGAACT tcaAAAAAAGTGAAGTAGAATGTCTCGTAAGACTTTTTCACAGCTTGGTGGAAAGAGCTAATGTAAGACTTAATAACCTTGGGCTAGATCGTAATGCTTTTGGAGCAATCCTGCACAGCGTATTTGGAATGACTGACGATATGCTAATGAACAGGG tattttttgtgTTTGACAAAGACCACGATAACTGCATAAATGTGAAAGAGTGGGTTAAAGGATTATCAGTGTTTCTTCGAGGGACTTTTGAAGAAAAGCTGAAGT TCTGTTTTGAAGTTTACTATTTGAATGGTGATGGTTACATTTGTCGAGAAGAGATATTTGACATGTTAAAGAACAGTCTACACCAACAGTCATCTGAAGAAGAGAATGATGAAGGAATAAAAGAGTTGGTAGatataacactgaaaaaaatg GATTATGACAACGATGGCAAGATCTCTTTTGCAGACTTTGAAAAAGCAGTTAGAGAAGAGAGACTTTTGTTGGAGGTATTTGGACCGTGTTTACCAGAAGCAAAG AATTGTATTGATTTTGAAGCCCTGGCATTCAGACACATCCTGAATTCTAGTTTTTGA
- the LOC125917238 gene encoding calaxin-like isoform X2 produces the protein MNYGISDNPRHVGLELGYLRTLQCVEATLDMDQKTLKKLVESISNTVKNFKKSEVECLVRLFHSLVERANVRLNNLGLDRNAFGAILHSVFGMTDDMLMNRVFFVFDKDHDNCINVKEWVKGLSVFLRGTFEEKLKFCFEVYYLNGDGYICREEIFDMLKNSLHQQSSEEENDEGIKELVDITLKKMDYDNDGKISFADFEKAVREERLLLEVFGPCLPEAKLCCPRHKSVNCL, from the exons ATGAACTATGGAATCAGTGACAATCCAAGACATGTAGGCTTGGAACTAGGCTATCTTAGAACTCTACAGTGTGTTGAAGCAACACTTGACATGGACCAGAAGACTCTGAAGAAACTGGTGGAATCCATTAGTAATACCGTCAAGAACT tcaAAAAAAGTGAAGTAGAATGTCTCGTAAGACTTTTTCACAGCTTGGTGGAAAGAGCTAATGTAAGACTTAATAACCTTGGGCTAGATCGTAATGCTTTTGGAGCAATCCTGCACAGCGTATTTGGAATGACTGACGATATGCTAATGAACAGGG tattttttgtgTTTGACAAAGACCACGATAACTGCATAAATGTGAAAGAGTGGGTTAAAGGATTATCAGTGTTTCTTCGAGGGACTTTTGAAGAAAAGCTGAAGT TCTGTTTTGAAGTTTACTATTTGAATGGTGATGGTTACATTTGTCGAGAAGAGATATTTGACATGTTAAAGAACAGTCTACACCAACAGTCATCTGAAGAAGAGAATGATGAAGGAATAAAAGAGTTGGTAGatataacactgaaaaaaatg GATTATGACAACGATGGCAAGATCTCTTTTGCAGACTTTGAAAAAGCAGTTAGAGAAGAGAGACTTTTGTTGGAGGTATTTGGACCGTGTTTACCAGAAGCAAAG